One region of Caldimonas thermodepolymerans genomic DNA includes:
- the flhF gene encoding flagellar biosynthesis protein FlhF yields the protein MNVKRFVARTSREALVQVRQAFGEDAVILSTRPCKEGVEVLAMEPESVAAIEKFASAPAPAPARPAKPAPKASPVEQDVERLAMSTLSFQDYVRERMLKRRQAALQAAAAANAPAPAPAPAAAPQQPAWRQPEPVAVPAAPELPRAPAAPVPPLHDAPAWSATPSLAQAADAEQRAMLQELREMKGLIEERFGALAFMEKMQRNPHQAKLTQKLLDCGFSPALIRKLAANTPADVADLEAWVAGVLERNLLTGEAEPALEDQGGVYALVGSTGVGKTTTTAKLAAAFAAKYGPSNLGLITLDAYRVGAHEQLRAYGRIIGVAVHTAHDRTALEDLLDLLSGKKMVLIDTAGIGQRDSRTQELLEMVGHRSIQRLLVVNAASQGETIEDVLVSYRAAQCKGVVLSKLDEAVKLGPALDAMIRHKLKVVGVANGQRVPEDWHRMSAHALVHRALRGGGSAAYRLASDDVNLVFTAPPARASLIAGGLHA from the coding sequence ATGAACGTGAAGCGTTTCGTCGCCCGCACCTCGCGCGAGGCCCTGGTGCAGGTGCGCCAGGCCTTCGGCGAGGATGCCGTGATCCTCTCCACCCGGCCCTGCAAGGAAGGCGTCGAGGTGCTGGCGATGGAGCCCGAAAGCGTCGCGGCGATCGAGAAGTTCGCCAGCGCCCCGGCCCCCGCGCCGGCGCGTCCCGCCAAGCCGGCGCCGAAGGCCAGCCCGGTGGAGCAGGACGTCGAGCGCCTGGCGATGAGCACGCTGTCGTTCCAGGACTACGTGCGCGAGCGCATGCTCAAGCGCCGCCAGGCCGCCCTGCAGGCCGCTGCCGCGGCGAACGCCCCGGCCCCCGCGCCTGCGCCGGCGGCCGCGCCGCAGCAGCCCGCGTGGCGCCAGCCCGAGCCGGTGGCCGTGCCGGCCGCGCCCGAACTGCCGCGTGCCCCGGCCGCGCCGGTGCCGCCGCTGCATGATGCCCCGGCCTGGTCCGCGACGCCGTCGCTGGCGCAGGCCGCCGATGCCGAGCAGCGCGCGATGCTGCAGGAGCTGCGCGAGATGAAGGGCCTGATCGAGGAACGCTTCGGCGCGCTGGCCTTCATGGAGAAGATGCAGCGCAACCCGCACCAGGCCAAGCTGACGCAGAAGCTGCTCGACTGCGGGTTCTCGCCGGCGCTGATCCGCAAGCTCGCGGCCAACACGCCGGCCGACGTGGCCGACCTGGAGGCCTGGGTCGCCGGCGTGCTGGAGCGCAACCTGCTGACCGGCGAGGCCGAGCCGGCGCTGGAGGACCAGGGCGGCGTCTATGCGCTGGTTGGCTCCACCGGCGTGGGCAAGACCACCACGACGGCCAAGCTCGCCGCCGCGTTCGCGGCCAAGTACGGCCCGTCCAACCTGGGGCTGATCACGCTGGATGCCTACCGCGTCGGCGCCCACGAACAGCTGCGCGCCTACGGCCGCATCATCGGCGTGGCGGTGCATACCGCGCACGACCGCACCGCGCTGGAAGACCTGCTGGACCTGCTGTCGGGCAAGAAGATGGTGCTGATCGACACCGCCGGCATCGGCCAGCGCGACAGCCGCACCCAGGAACTGCTCGAGATGGTCGGCCACCGCAGCATCCAGCGCCTGCTGGTCGTCAACGCCGCCTCGCAGGGCGAGACCATCGAGGACGTGCTCGTGTCCTACCGCGCCGCCCAGTGCAAGGGCGTGGTGCTGTCCAAGCTGGACGAGGCCGTCAAGCTGGGCCCGGCGCTGGACGCGATGATCCGCCACAAACTCAAGGTCGTCGGCGTGGCCAACGGCCAGCGCGTGCCGGAGGACTGGCACCGCATGTCGGCGCACGCGCTGGTGCACCGTGCGCTGCGCGGCGGCGGCAGCGCGGCCTACCGCCTGGCCAGCGACGACGTCAACCTGGTGTTCACCGCGCCGCCGGCGCGCGCCAGCCTGATCGCGGGGGGCCTGCATGCTTGA
- the flhA gene encoding flagellar biosynthesis protein FlhA has translation MNAVLQRMQPMLGGLPLKALAAPLVVVMILTMMVLPLPPFALDLLFTFNIALALMVMMVSAYMVRPLDFAAFPAVLLLTTMLRLSLNVASTRVVLLHGHTGTGAAGQVIESFGHFLIGGNFAVGLIVFAILVVINFIVVTKGAERIAEVSARFTLDAMPGKQMAIDADLNAGLIDEKEAKRRRAEVGDEAEFFGSMDGASKFVRGDAVAGILILVINIVGGLIVGVAQHGLSLGQAANSYILLAVGDALVAQIPALLISIAAAMVVSRVGKEHDVGSQILKQVFSSPRSLALTGAVIGFMGVIPGMPHITFIAIAGGLGYAAWWMRQRQEQARRQTEVPAAPAQPNPDAEATWDDLQPVDILGLEVGYRLIQLVDKERKGDLLARIKGVRRKFAQEVGFLPPAVHIRDNLELKPSVYRITLRGAVIGEGECFPGMYLAINPGHVSTPLIGTQTTDPAFGLPAVWIEERQKESAQMAGFTVVDSSTVVATHLSHLMQVHAARLLGRAETQQLVEHVTKLAPKLMEDVVPKMVSVATLQKVLQLLLEESVHIRDMRTIVECLAEHGNVTDPAELARRVRVALAPAIVQQIYGPVKELNVIAIEPELERLVTQALTSPHGAALDPGVAETLTRQVADASKKQEDVGVPACLLVPDVIRAPIARLLRRAAPRLAVLGHSEIPDTHTIRIGSIIGGTA, from the coding sequence ATGAATGCCGTCCTGCAACGCATGCAGCCCATGCTCGGCGGCCTGCCGCTGAAGGCGCTGGCCGCGCCGCTGGTCGTCGTGATGATCCTCACGATGATGGTGCTGCCGCTGCCGCCGTTCGCGCTGGACCTGCTGTTCACCTTCAACATCGCGCTGGCGCTGATGGTGATGATGGTCTCGGCCTACATGGTGCGGCCGCTGGACTTCGCGGCCTTCCCGGCGGTGCTGCTGCTGACCACCATGCTGCGCCTGTCGCTGAACGTGGCCTCCACGCGCGTGGTGCTGCTGCACGGCCACACCGGCACCGGCGCGGCCGGACAGGTGATCGAGTCGTTCGGCCACTTCCTGATCGGCGGCAACTTCGCCGTCGGCCTGATCGTGTTCGCGATCCTGGTGGTGATCAACTTCATCGTCGTCACCAAGGGTGCCGAACGCATCGCCGAGGTGAGCGCGCGCTTCACGCTGGACGCGATGCCCGGCAAGCAGATGGCGATCGACGCCGACCTCAACGCCGGCCTGATCGACGAGAAGGAAGCCAAGCGCCGCCGTGCCGAAGTGGGCGACGAGGCCGAGTTCTTCGGCTCCATGGACGGCGCCTCGAAATTCGTGCGCGGCGACGCGGTCGCCGGCATCCTGATCCTGGTCATCAACATCGTCGGCGGCCTGATCGTCGGCGTCGCGCAGCACGGGCTGTCGCTCGGGCAGGCGGCCAACAGCTACATCCTGCTGGCCGTCGGCGATGCGCTGGTCGCACAGATCCCGGCGCTGCTGATCTCGATCGCCGCGGCGATGGTGGTCTCGCGCGTCGGCAAGGAGCACGACGTCGGCAGCCAGATCCTCAAGCAGGTGTTCAGCTCGCCGCGCTCGCTGGCGCTGACCGGCGCGGTGATCGGCTTCATGGGCGTGATCCCGGGCATGCCGCACATCACGTTCATCGCGATCGCCGGCGGCCTGGGCTACGCGGCCTGGTGGATGCGCCAACGCCAGGAGCAGGCCAGGCGCCAGACCGAGGTGCCCGCCGCGCCGGCGCAGCCGAACCCGGACGCGGAAGCCACCTGGGACGACCTGCAGCCGGTGGACATCCTGGGCCTGGAGGTCGGCTACCGCCTGATCCAGCTGGTCGACAAGGAGCGCAAGGGCGATCTGCTCGCGCGCATCAAGGGCGTGCGGCGCAAGTTCGCGCAGGAGGTCGGCTTCCTGCCGCCGGCGGTGCACATCCGCGACAACCTCGAGCTCAAGCCCAGCGTCTACCGCATCACGCTGCGCGGCGCGGTGATCGGCGAAGGCGAGTGCTTCCCGGGCATGTACCTCGCCATCAACCCCGGCCACGTGAGCACGCCGCTGATCGGCACGCAGACCACCGACCCGGCCTTCGGGCTGCCTGCGGTGTGGATCGAGGAGCGCCAGAAGGAAAGCGCCCAAATGGCCGGATTTACGGTCGTTGATTCCTCGACCGTGGTGGCGACCCATCTTTCACACTTGATGCAGGTGCACGCCGCCCGCCTGCTGGGGCGTGCCGAGACGCAGCAACTGGTGGAACACGTGACGAAGCTCGCGCCGAAACTGATGGAAGACGTGGTGCCCAAGATGGTGAGCGTCGCCACGCTCCAGAAGGTGCTGCAGCTGCTGCTGGAAGAGTCGGTCCACATCCGCGACATGCGAACCATCGTCGAATGCCTGGCCGAGCACGGCAACGTCACCGACCCGGCCGAGCTGGCGCGCCGCGTGCGCGTCGCCCTGGCGCCGGCCATCGTGCAGCAGATCTACGGTCCGGTGAAGGAACTCAACGTCATCGCGATCGAGCCGGAGCTGGAACGCCTCGTGACCCAGGCGCTGACCTCGCCGCACGGCGCGGCGCTGGACCCCGGCGTCGCCGAGACGTTGACCCGGCAGGTCGCCGACGCGTCGAAGAAGCAGGAGGACGTGGGCGTGCCTGCCTGCCTGCTGGTGCCCGACGTGATCCGCGCGCCGATCGCGCGCCTGTTGCGCCGCGCCGCCCCGCGCCTGGCGGTGCTGGGCCACAGCGAGATCCCTGACACCCACACCATCCGGATCGGCTCGATCATCGGAGGAACAGCATGA
- a CDS encoding EscU/YscU/HrcU family type III secretion system export apparatus switch protein: MAEQDQQDRNLPASPRKIKKAREEGQVARSRHLGHFIIVGAGVAALAVGSPWLAAWLQDLLAHELTFRAADLRSPQQMTERLAALVLKFLLVTVPLGAVIGTGVVVSNIASGGWNWTLKPLQPKFSKLNPVTGLGRLVSKEQLLEAAKASGFALVIGTVGGVYLYAQLDAFVAALGMALPAGIGQVGQTLLNGLALMLLVLAVSATVDVPLQRHLLAKRLKMSHQEAKQEHKELEGNQEVKVKMKARMREMVKRRMMAAVPRADLVVMNPTHYAVALKYDEATMAAPRVVAKGADLLALQIRDIAREHEVPVLQAPVLARALYAHAELDREIPLPLYGAVAQVLAYVYQLRAAMIGQAPMPGELPPLDVPAELDPHHGKAAEPA; encoded by the coding sequence ATGGCCGAACAAGACCAGCAGGACCGCAACCTGCCTGCTTCCCCGCGCAAGATCAAGAAGGCGCGGGAGGAAGGTCAGGTCGCGCGTTCGCGGCACCTCGGGCACTTCATCATCGTCGGCGCCGGCGTCGCCGCCCTGGCGGTCGGCTCCCCGTGGCTGGCCGCCTGGCTGCAGGACCTGCTTGCCCACGAGCTGACGTTCCGCGCTGCCGACCTGCGCTCGCCCCAGCAGATGACCGAGCGGCTGGCCGCGCTGGTGCTCAAGTTCCTGCTCGTGACGGTGCCGCTCGGTGCGGTGATCGGCACCGGCGTGGTGGTGTCCAACATCGCCTCGGGCGGCTGGAACTGGACCCTCAAGCCGCTGCAGCCCAAGTTCTCCAAGCTCAACCCGGTCACCGGACTCGGGCGGCTGGTCTCCAAGGAGCAGCTGCTGGAGGCGGCCAAGGCGAGCGGCTTCGCGCTGGTCATCGGCACCGTCGGCGGGGTCTACCTGTATGCCCAGCTCGATGCCTTCGTCGCTGCCCTGGGCATGGCCTTGCCTGCGGGGATCGGCCAGGTCGGCCAGACCCTGCTCAACGGCCTGGCGCTGATGCTGCTGGTGCTGGCGGTCTCGGCGACCGTGGACGTGCCGCTGCAACGGCACCTGCTCGCCAAGCGGCTGAAGATGTCGCACCAGGAGGCCAAGCAGGAGCACAAGGAGCTCGAGGGCAACCAGGAAGTCAAGGTCAAGATGAAGGCGCGCATGCGCGAGATGGTCAAGCGCCGCATGATGGCTGCGGTGCCGCGCGCCGACCTGGTCGTGATGAACCCGACCCACTACGCGGTGGCGCTGAAGTACGACGAGGCGACCATGGCGGCACCGCGCGTGGTCGCCAAGGGCGCCGACCTGCTGGCGCTGCAGATCCGCGACATCGCGCGCGAGCACGAGGTGCCGGTGCTGCAGGCGCCGGTGCTGGCGCGTGCGCTGTACGCGCACGCCGAGCTCGACCGCGAGATCCCGTTGCCGCTGTACGGCGCGGTCGCGCAGGTGCTGGCCTACGTCTACCAGCTGCGCGCGGCCATGATTGGGCAGGCCCCGATGCCGGGCGAGCTGCCGCCGCTGGACGTGCCGGCCGAGCTGGATCCCCATCACGGCAAGGCCGCCGAGCCGGCCTGA
- a CDS encoding protein phosphatase CheZ, protein MKRDDSMPDGTAGGVTSPEVFQQLGEMTRQLHDTLTQLGFMPRLGEITDSLPDARSRLNYIANKTAEAAEKVLNLVDQAKAEQGQIATRTRHIAQAIVADPVKAVASGDVMNFVGDVDAATARIDQYLTDIMLAQDFHDLTGQVVAKVVKLATDIEDQLVALLLKAAPPGQAHKVEQTFLNGPVVNPEGRTDVVTSQEQVDDLLASLGF, encoded by the coding sequence ATGAAGCGCGACGATTCCATGCCGGACGGCACTGCCGGCGGTGTCACCTCGCCGGAAGTCTTCCAGCAGCTGGGCGAGATGACGCGCCAGCTGCACGACACGCTGACCCAGCTGGGCTTCATGCCGCGGCTGGGCGAAATCACCGACAGCCTGCCCGATGCGCGCAGCCGCCTGAACTACATCGCGAACAAGACCGCCGAGGCGGCCGAGAAGGTGCTGAACCTGGTCGACCAGGCCAAGGCCGAGCAGGGGCAGATCGCCACGCGCACGCGGCACATCGCCCAGGCCATCGTGGCCGACCCGGTCAAGGCGGTGGCCAGCGGCGACGTGATGAACTTCGTCGGCGACGTCGATGCCGCCACCGCGCGCATCGACCAGTACCTGACCGACATCATGCTCGCGCAGGACTTCCACGACCTGACCGGCCAGGTGGTGGCCAAGGTCGTCAAGCTGGCCACCGACATCGAGGACCAGCTGGTCGCGCTGCTGCTCAAGGCCGCCCCCCCCGGCCAGGCGCACAAGGTCGAGCAGACCTTCCTGAACGGCCCGGTGGTCAACCCCGAGGGCCGCACCGACGTCGTGACCAGCCAGGAGCAGGTCGACGACCTGCTTGCCAGCCTCGGCTTCTGA
- the cheY gene encoding chemotaxis response regulator CheY, whose product MSTAADTKFLIVDDFSTMRRILRGLLKEIGYNNAEEAEDGVAALQMLRNGNFDFVVSDINMPNMNGFELLEQIKQDESLKHLPVLMVTAEARKEDIVRAAQGGAAGYIVKPFTKATLEEKVLKILQKQGK is encoded by the coding sequence ATGAGCACTGCCGCCGACACCAAGTTCCTCATCGTCGACGACTTCTCGACCATGCGTCGCATCCTGCGCGGCCTGCTGAAGGAAATCGGCTACAACAACGCGGAAGAAGCCGAGGACGGCGTGGCGGCGCTGCAGATGCTGCGCAACGGCAACTTCGACTTCGTCGTCAGCGACATCAACATGCCCAACATGAACGGCTTCGAGCTGCTCGAGCAGATCAAGCAGGACGAGTCGCTCAAGCACCTGCCGGTGCTGATGGTCACGGCCGAGGCGCGCAAGGAAGACATCGTGCGCGCGGCGCAGGGCGGGGCGGCCGGCTACATCGTGAAGCCGTTCACGAAGGCCACGCTGGAGGAGAAGGTCCTGAAGATCCTCCAGAAGCAGGGCAAGTGA
- the motB gene encoding flagellar motor protein MotB, with amino-acid sequence MAADSKKLQPIIVKRVRKAAPAHHVGAWKIAYADFVTAMMAFFLLMWLLGSTTEGDRKGIADYFNSPLKVSLLGGGSGSGDSSHVIKGGGTDLSRTTGQVKMGDIDARRKTVNLQALKEHQRRLEAQRMEQLKLRIEQALRSNPQLGPYLSQIRLDVTTDGLRILIFDAQNRPMFDTGSALVKDYMRAILREVGKSLGEVENKVTLAGHTDAAPYSSGERGYSNWELSADRANASRRELIAGGLREDQVVRVLGLASSALLDKDDPMNPANRRISIIVMNQEAEERHAQGGDVSPEDLPAYPLPGIPDIRPSSPAPVGR; translated from the coding sequence ATGGCCGCCGACTCGAAGAAGCTCCAGCCGATCATCGTCAAGCGCGTGCGCAAGGCAGCCCCGGCCCACCACGTGGGGGCCTGGAAGATCGCCTACGCCGACTTCGTGACGGCGATGATGGCGTTCTTCCTGCTGATGTGGCTGCTCGGCTCCACCACCGAGGGCGACCGCAAGGGCATCGCCGACTACTTCAACTCGCCGCTCAAGGTGTCGCTGCTCGGAGGCGGCAGCGGCTCGGGCGACTCGTCGCACGTGATCAAGGGCGGCGGCACCGACCTGTCGCGCACCACCGGCCAGGTCAAGATGGGCGACATCGACGCGCGTCGCAAGACGGTCAACCTGCAGGCGCTCAAGGAGCACCAGCGGCGCCTGGAAGCCCAGCGCATGGAGCAGCTCAAGCTGCGCATCGAGCAGGCGCTGCGCAGCAACCCGCAACTGGGACCGTACCTGTCGCAGATCCGCCTGGACGTCACGACCGACGGCCTGCGCATCCTGATCTTCGATGCCCAGAACCGGCCCATGTTCGACACCGGCAGCGCGCTGGTGAAGGACTACATGCGCGCGATCCTGCGCGAGGTCGGCAAGTCGCTCGGGGAGGTCGAGAACAAGGTCACGCTGGCCGGCCACACCGACGCGGCGCCGTACAGCAGCGGCGAGCGCGGCTACAGCAACTGGGAGCTGTCGGCCGACCGCGCCAACGCCTCGCGCCGCGAACTGATCGCCGGCGGGCTGCGCGAGGACCAGGTGGTGCGCGTGCTGGGCCTGGCCTCGAGCGCGCTGCTGGACAAGGACGACCCGATGAATCCGGCCAACCGGCGCATCAGCATCATCGTGATGAACCAGGAGGCCGAGGAGCGCCACGCGCAGGGCGGCGACGTCAGCCCCGAGGACCTGCCCGCCTATCCGCTGCCCGGCATTCCCGACATCCGTCCCTCAAGTCCCGCGCCGGTCGGCCGATAA
- the motA gene encoding flagellar motor stator protein MotA has protein sequence MLVILGYIVALGCIFGGFIIHGGNMAVVLAALPTEILVIGGGAFGAFIVSNQPKVIKATFAALPKLLKGSKYTKARYMELMALLYEILQKARKEGLMAIEKDVDAPHESPLFQKYPTVGRDPKVVEFVTDYLRMMVSGNLNAHEIESLMDSEIETHHQEAHAPAAALMRVAGGLPAFGIVAAVLGVVNTMGSVGQPPAVLGAMIGSALVGTFLGILLAYAVVEPIAGLLEQKIDESSKELQCIKTTLLASMQGYAPQVAVEFGRKVLYSTERPSFAELEGHVKGRRAEARR, from the coding sequence ATGTTAGTGATCCTCGGCTACATCGTGGCGCTCGGCTGCATCTTCGGCGGGTTCATCATCCACGGCGGCAACATGGCGGTGGTGCTGGCCGCCCTGCCCACCGAGATCCTGGTCATCGGCGGCGGTGCCTTCGGGGCGTTCATCGTCAGCAACCAGCCCAAGGTCATCAAGGCGACCTTTGCCGCCCTGCCCAAGCTGCTGAAGGGCTCCAAGTACACCAAGGCCCGCTACATGGAGCTGATGGCGCTGCTGTACGAGATCCTGCAGAAGGCGCGCAAGGAAGGGCTGATGGCGATCGAGAAGGACGTCGATGCGCCGCACGAGTCGCCGCTGTTCCAGAAGTACCCGACGGTGGGACGCGACCCCAAGGTGGTCGAGTTCGTCACCGACTACCTGCGCATGATGGTCTCGGGCAACCTCAATGCCCACGAGATCGAGTCGCTGATGGACAGCGAGATCGAGACGCACCACCAGGAAGCGCATGCCCCGGCCGCGGCGCTGATGCGCGTGGCCGGCGGCCTGCCGGCGTTCGGCATCGTCGCCGCGGTGCTGGGCGTGGTCAACACCATGGGCTCGGTCGGCCAGCCGCCGGCGGTGCTGGGGGCGATGATCGGCTCGGCGCTGGTCGGGACCTTCCTCGGCATCCTGCTGGCCTATGCGGTGGTCGAGCCGATCGCCGGGCTGCTGGAGCAGAAGATCGACGAAAGCAGCAAGGAACTGCAGTGCATCAAGACCACGCTGCTGGCGAGCATGCAGGGCTACGCGCCGCAGGTGGCCGTGGAGTTCGGGCGCAAGGTGCTGTACTCCACCGAAAGGCCCAGCTTTGCCGAGCTGGAGGGCCACGTGAAGGGCCGCCGCGCCGAGGCGCGCCGCTGA
- a CDS encoding flagellar brake protein has translation MSTLFPDPEGLDDFRVFDPYEVHALLRQMAEQRVLVTIATADGISYTTTLWEVDKAQGVVRFGADSRDPQIDRLLDAEDAVAVSYLDDVKIQFDVAGLVHVHASDGASALNCRYPHELYRFQRRHAYRVQPLRNATPHVRLRHPAAADGELTLRVIDVSITGIALFQPAGQPALEPGLQIDGVVIGLDAQTQLKAMLRVVHVTSMNGQAAGVRVGCEIENMDGESLRTLQRYIDQTQKRRRMMSADGA, from the coding sequence ATGAGCACGCTGTTCCCGGACCCGGAAGGCCTCGACGACTTCCGGGTCTTCGACCCTTACGAGGTGCATGCCCTGCTGAGGCAGATGGCCGAGCAGCGCGTGCTCGTGACGATCGCCACCGCCGACGGCATCAGCTACACCACGACGCTGTGGGAGGTCGACAAGGCCCAGGGCGTCGTGCGCTTCGGCGCCGACAGCCGCGATCCGCAGATCGACCGGCTGCTGGACGCGGAGGACGCGGTCGCGGTGAGCTACCTGGACGACGTCAAGATCCAGTTCGACGTCGCCGGCCTGGTGCACGTGCATGCGAGCGACGGCGCGAGCGCCCTGAACTGCCGCTATCCCCACGAGCTGTACCGCTTCCAGCGGCGCCACGCCTACCGCGTGCAGCCGCTGCGCAATGCCACGCCGCACGTGCGGCTGCGCCATCCGGCCGCAGCCGACGGCGAGCTGACCCTGCGCGTGATCGACGTCAGCATCACCGGCATCGCGCTGTTCCAGCCGGCCGGCCAGCCGGCGCTGGAGCCGGGGTTGCAGATCGACGGCGTGGTCATCGGCCTGGACGCGCAGACGCAGCTCAAGGCGATGCTGCGCGTCGTGCACGTCACGTCGATGAACGGCCAGGCCGCCGGCGTACGCGTGGGCTGCGAGATCGAGAACATGGACGGTGAGTCGCTGCGCACCCTGCAGCGCTACATCGACCAGACGCAGAAGCGACGCCGGATGATGTCGGCCGACGGCGCCTGA
- a CDS encoding flagellar protein FliT, whose amino-acid sequence MEEKALLGFYEALEQASEDMLQAARNGDWDRVVKLEGACAVLISQLKHAASQRELAPEEAKVKGRIMRRILHNDAQIRYLAEPWLEDLDRLLAGTPKSIH is encoded by the coding sequence ATGGAAGAGAAGGCGCTGCTGGGCTTCTACGAAGCTCTGGAGCAGGCGAGCGAAGACATGCTGCAGGCCGCGCGCAACGGCGACTGGGACCGCGTCGTCAAGCTCGAGGGCGCCTGTGCCGTGCTGATCTCCCAGCTCAAGCATGCCGCGTCGCAGCGCGAGCTGGCGCCCGAGGAGGCCAAGGTCAAGGGCCGCATCATGCGCCGCATCCTGCACAACGACGCGCAGATCCGCTACCTGGCCGAGCCGTGGCTCGAGGACCTCGACCGGCTGCTCGCCGGCACGCCCAAGTCCATCCACTGA
- the fliS gene encoding flagellar export chaperone FliS, with product MYAPFRSQATAYGRIQVETGVTTADPHKLVAMLFEGAVSAITEARGALQRGDVEAKGRAIGRAVRIVEEGLRAALNHKDGGELARNLDSLYVYVTGRLTHANLRNDEAAMKECQDLLAGLLDAWSHMKLPHPHAA from the coding sequence ATGTACGCACCCTTCAGAAGCCAGGCGACTGCATACGGCCGCATCCAGGTGGAAACCGGCGTCACCACCGCCGATCCGCACAAGCTGGTGGCGATGCTGTTCGAAGGAGCCGTCTCGGCCATCACCGAGGCCCGTGGTGCGCTGCAGCGTGGTGACGTGGAAGCCAAGGGCCGCGCGATCGGGCGCGCCGTGCGCATCGTCGAGGAAGGCCTGCGCGCCGCGCTGAACCACAAGGACGGCGGCGAGCTGGCGCGCAACCTCGACAGCCTCTACGTCTACGTCACCGGGCGGCTGACCCACGCCAACCTGCGCAACGACGAGGCGGCGATGAAGGAGTGCCAGGACCTGCTGGCCGGCCTGCTCGATGCCTGGTCCCACATGAAACTGCCGCACCCCCACGCCGCGTGA